In Persicimonas caeni, a single window of DNA contains:
- the thiE gene encoding thiamine phosphate synthase, producing the protein MRVSSRQEKLERTDWRAYVILDPRFLHKERDLLETAQLALRGGAGVLQLRDKESDAQTLVERAQALQDLCDGYDALFIVNDRVDVALAAGCDGVHLGPHDIPVERARAIAPDLVIGSSAGTAEVAKFLQGQGADYLGVGAIYDAHPSKPDASAPRGPQAVALVTSQVEIPVVGIGGITADNAAAVSAHGAAGVAVIRQVVASDDPEAATRALRQAVDRGLKSR; encoded by the coding sequence ATGAGAGTGTCGAGTCGCCAAGAAAAGCTCGAGCGCACCGACTGGCGCGCTTATGTGATCCTCGACCCGCGCTTCTTGCACAAAGAGCGCGACTTGCTCGAGACCGCCCAGCTCGCCTTGCGCGGCGGAGCGGGCGTGCTGCAGCTCCGCGACAAGGAGTCCGACGCGCAGACGCTCGTCGAGCGCGCCCAGGCGCTCCAGGATCTGTGCGACGGCTACGACGCGCTGTTCATCGTCAACGACCGCGTCGACGTGGCCCTCGCCGCCGGGTGTGACGGCGTACACCTCGGGCCCCACGACATCCCCGTCGAGCGCGCCCGCGCCATCGCCCCCGACCTCGTCATCGGCAGCTCGGCGGGCACCGCCGAGGTCGCTAAATTCTTGCAAGGGCAGGGCGCCGACTACCTCGGCGTGGGTGCCATCTACGACGCCCACCCCTCCAAGCCCGACGCCAGCGCCCCGCGTGGTCCGCAGGCCGTCGCCCTGGTCACCTCCCAGGTCGAGATTCCGGTGGTGGGCATCGGCGGCATCACCGCCGACAACGCCGCCGCCGTCAGCGCCCACGGCGCCGCCGGCGTGGCCGTGATTCGTCAAGTCGTCGCCAGCGACGACCCCGAGGCGGCCACCCGCGCGCTTCGCCAGGCCGTCGATCGCGGTCTGAAGAGCCGCTGA
- a CDS encoding thrombospondin type 3 repeat-containing protein, which translates to MSKWCFRILLVFLVSLAVACGADDPGTGGNNLNPDAGDDATTSDTEQPDDGGGDEDGGGDEDGGGDDTGGEQCDPADLSPDGDEDGDGVPNRRDICACDADPDQEESDGDTIGDACDNCPTVANYNQEDSDGDGIGDACEDWQDDDGDGLRNQFDNCPQVDNPNQEDSEGDGVGDACDNCPDTSNTDQEDSDGNGTGDACENPPLRPDGDRDNDSILNVDDNCPQTPNTDQADADGDGIGDECDNCVDVANTDQDPAACASAGDTDGDGINDLQDNCDNTPNSSQDDGDGDGVGDACDNCAGVANLNQTDSDGDGEGDACDGLADPNGDVDGDGRRNAEDNCPETANGSQTDTDGDGWGDACDNCDTIANSSQQDSDQDGTGDACQDSPFVLDDDGDGVVNASDNCPSTPNPGQADTDGDLVGDACDNCPAVANDSQDPSACQNPYNSQQDSDGDGVADIDDNCINTSNGGQADADGDDVGDACDNCPNTANYNQDDIDNNNVGDACEPLPSGTQICNTSDVSSQRLKPNVYVLLDHSASMQSPGYWDDAKNALKNVSTNLTNKFNVGFGLFPYSNASCPTSGVSALWEQEDTQPMSAAYFDSAVNNTPTYATGNNTPTAYALQQIRVAREYEMTNDPDNANRNKAVILITDGSPNCYGNSVSDTAAEAQALCNAGVPVYVVGFSGVSTSNMQQIAAAGCSQNPNDPTKDWYVVSNTSSLVSALDTIATLQVSCTVAVNPQNGDDMSRIRVNIVQDGTTQQTVQEDATNGYTYDANNQVVELHGTACSDLENLAQSAPSGSVVGVEVEIACDTCQPSTEVCDYTDNDCDGDVDEGCNGCVPEVCDNTDNDCDGQVDEGCAPQQVCEPEICNDNIDNDCDGQVDEECPDPSCIPDPEICDGQDNDCDGQADEDCPDNTCSPAPEVCDGQDNNCDGTVDEGCQCHPTQEVCHDGIDNNCDGQIDENCPTCPDSSGPSSEICDGLDNDCDGQIDEGCPSCPEPSFEICDSGVDEDCDGTIDEPQPECADCQDPVEEICNGIDDDCDGQLDEGCVGG; encoded by the coding sequence ATGAGCAAATGGTGTTTTCGCATACTCCTCGTCTTTTTGGTGTCGCTGGCGGTCGCCTGCGGCGCCGATGATCCCGGCACGGGCGGCAATAATCTGAACCCCGACGCCGGTGATGACGCAACAACCAGTGACACCGAGCAGCCCGATGACGGCGGCGGTGACGAAGACGGCGGCGGCGACGAAGACGGCGGCGGCGACGATACCGGCGGCGAGCAGTGTGATCCGGCCGATCTGAGCCCCGACGGTGACGAAGACGGCGACGGCGTGCCCAACCGGCGCGACATCTGCGCCTGCGACGCCGACCCGGACCAAGAGGAGAGCGACGGCGACACCATCGGTGACGCCTGCGACAACTGCCCGACGGTGGCCAACTACAACCAGGAAGACTCCGACGGCGACGGCATCGGCGACGCGTGCGAGGACTGGCAGGACGACGACGGCGACGGCCTTCGCAATCAGTTCGACAACTGCCCGCAGGTCGACAACCCGAACCAGGAAGACTCCGAGGGCGACGGCGTGGGTGATGCCTGCGACAACTGCCCGGACACCTCCAACACCGACCAAGAAGACTCGGACGGCAACGGCACCGGCGACGCGTGTGAGAACCCGCCGCTTCGCCCCGACGGTGACCGCGACAACGACAGCATCCTGAACGTCGACGACAACTGCCCGCAGACGCCCAACACCGATCAGGCCGACGCGGACGGCGACGGCATTGGCGACGAGTGCGACAACTGCGTGGACGTGGCCAACACCGACCAAGATCCGGCCGCGTGCGCCAGCGCCGGCGACACCGACGGCGACGGCATCAACGACCTGCAGGACAACTGCGACAACACGCCCAACTCCTCGCAGGACGACGGTGACGGCGATGGTGTGGGCGACGCGTGCGACAACTGCGCGGGCGTGGCCAACCTGAACCAGACCGACAGCGACGGCGACGGCGAAGGCGATGCCTGTGACGGCCTGGCCGACCCGAACGGCGACGTCGACGGCGACGGGCGCCGCAACGCCGAGGACAACTGCCCCGAGACGGCCAACGGCTCGCAGACCGACACCGACGGTGACGGCTGGGGCGACGCGTGCGACAACTGCGACACCATCGCCAACTCGAGCCAGCAAGACAGCGACCAGGACGGCACCGGCGACGCCTGCCAGGACAGCCCGTTCGTGCTCGACGACGACGGCGACGGCGTGGTCAACGCCTCGGACAACTGCCCGAGCACCCCGAACCCCGGCCAGGCCGACACCGATGGCGATCTCGTGGGTGATGCCTGCGACAACTGCCCGGCGGTGGCCAACGACAGCCAGGACCCCTCGGCGTGTCAGAACCCGTACAACAGCCAGCAGGACAGCGACGGTGACGGCGTGGCCGACATCGACGACAACTGCATCAACACCTCCAACGGCGGCCAGGCCGACGCCGACGGCGACGACGTGGGCGACGCCTGCGACAACTGCCCGAATACGGCCAACTACAACCAGGACGACATTGACAACAACAACGTGGGCGACGCCTGTGAGCCGCTTCCCAGCGGCACCCAGATATGCAACACCAGCGACGTCAGCTCGCAGCGGCTCAAGCCCAACGTCTACGTGCTCCTGGACCACTCCGCCTCGATGCAGAGCCCGGGGTATTGGGACGACGCAAAGAACGCGCTCAAGAACGTGTCGACCAACCTGACCAACAAGTTCAACGTGGGCTTCGGGCTGTTCCCTTATTCGAACGCGTCATGCCCCACGTCGGGTGTCTCCGCGCTGTGGGAGCAGGAGGACACCCAGCCGATGTCGGCTGCGTATTTCGATTCTGCGGTCAACAACACTCCGACCTACGCCACCGGAAATAACACCCCCACGGCCTATGCACTGCAACAAATCCGCGTGGCCCGCGAGTACGAGATGACCAACGACCCCGACAACGCCAATCGAAACAAAGCGGTCATCCTGATCACGGACGGCTCGCCGAACTGCTACGGCAACTCCGTGAGTGATACTGCCGCCGAGGCCCAAGCGCTATGCAACGCCGGCGTGCCGGTGTACGTGGTCGGCTTTTCGGGCGTGAGCACATCGAATATGCAGCAGATCGCTGCGGCCGGTTGCTCGCAGAACCCCAACGACCCGACCAAAGACTGGTACGTCGTGTCGAATACCAGCTCGCTGGTCAGCGCCCTCGATACCATCGCCACGCTGCAGGTCAGCTGCACGGTGGCGGTCAACCCGCAAAACGGCGACGACATGAGTCGCATCCGCGTCAACATCGTCCAGGACGGCACCACGCAGCAGACCGTCCAAGAAGACGCGACCAACGGCTACACCTACGACGCGAACAACCAGGTCGTCGAGCTGCACGGCACCGCCTGTAGCGACCTCGAGAACCTGGCCCAGAGCGCCCCGTCGGGCAGCGTGGTCGGCGTCGAGGTCGAGATCGCCTGTGATACCTGCCAGCCGTCGACGGAGGTGTGTGACTACACCGACAACGACTGCGACGGCGACGTCGACGAGGGCTGCAACGGCTGTGTGCCGGAGGTCTGCGACAACACCGACAACGACTGCGACGGCCAGGTCGACGAGGGTTGCGCTCCGCAGCAGGTCTGCGAGCCGGAGATCTGCAACGACAACATCGACAACGACTGCGACGGCCAGGTCGACGAGGAGTGCCCCGACCCGTCGTGCATCCCCGACCCGGAGATCTGCGACGGCCAGGACAACGACTGCGACGGCCAGGCCGACGAGGACTGCCCGGACAACACCTGCTCGCCGGCCCCCGAGGTCTGCGACGGTCAGGACAACAACTGCGACGGCACCGTCGACGAAGGTTGCCAGTGTCACCCGACCCAAGAGGTCTGCCACGACGGCATCGACAACAACTGTGACGGCCAGATCGACGAGAACTGCCCGACCTGCCCGGACAGCAGCGGCCCGAGCTCCGAGATCTGCGACGGCCTCGACAACGACTGCGACGGCCAGATCGACGAGGGCTGCCCCTCGTGCCCCGAGCCCTCCTTCGAAATCTGCGACAGCGGCGTCGATGAGGACTGCGACGGCACCATCGACGAGCCCCAGCCCGAGTGCGCCGACTGCCAGGATCCCGTCGAGGAGATCTGCAACGGCATCGACGACGACTGCGACGGCCAGCTCGACGAGGGCTGCGTGGGCGGCTGA
- a CDS encoding alpha/beta hydrolase — MRYRFTAILAVCLLWLGACGDDTANPSNNAAADRTVRASTSADYDFTVETITYAQGLSHSGDFSNGDGEPVDLVGDLYLPQGTDGTRPVLLIVHGGGFTGGTRTQPDLIEFAEYFASRGWVALSVDYRLAGDFGTVPQVWYDMVEERETGIRVHLGKAMYPAVRDAKAAARWLQANADTYDISPDHIAVMGGSAGAFIGVAMGVSNPADFRDELTADEDPTLTSTHLDQTGQVAAVLDFWGSADAIDGVAEAFGGDSRWDADDAPALIVHGNSDQIVSVEAGQTLRDQYEASGAPYRYVELDGAGHAAWDRQVDGQNLRELSEAFLWEHMDLTAAE; from the coding sequence ATGCGTTATCGTTTCACCGCCATTCTGGCTGTTTGTCTTTTGTGGCTCGGCGCCTGCGGCGACGACACCGCCAACCCGTCGAACAACGCCGCCGCCGACCGGACGGTCCGGGCCTCGACGAGCGCCGACTACGACTTCACCGTCGAGACGATCACCTACGCCCAGGGCCTGTCCCACTCGGGCGACTTCAGCAACGGCGACGGCGAGCCGGTCGACCTCGTGGGCGATCTCTACCTGCCCCAGGGCACCGACGGCACCCGCCCCGTGCTCCTCATCGTGCACGGCGGCGGCTTCACCGGCGGCACGCGCACCCAGCCCGACCTGATCGAGTTCGCCGAATACTTCGCCTCGCGCGGCTGGGTCGCCCTGTCGGTCGACTACCGACTCGCCGGCGACTTCGGCACGGTCCCGCAGGTCTGGTACGACATGGTCGAAGAGCGCGAAACCGGCATCCGCGTCCACCTGGGCAAGGCGATGTACCCGGCCGTGCGCGACGCCAAGGCCGCCGCACGCTGGCTGCAGGCCAACGCGGACACCTACGACATCTCCCCCGACCACATCGCCGTGATGGGCGGCTCGGCGGGCGCCTTCATCGGCGTCGCCATGGGCGTGAGCAACCCGGCCGACTTCCGCGACGAGCTCACCGCCGACGAAGACCCCACACTCACCTCGACCCACCTCGACCAGACCGGCCAGGTCGCCGCGGTCCTCGACTTCTGGGGCAGCGCCGACGCCATCGACGGCGTCGCCGAAGCCTTCGGCGGCGACTCCCGCTGGGACGCCGACGACGCCCCCGCGCTCATCGTCCACGGCAACAGCGACCAGATCGTCTCGGTCGAAGCCGGCCAGACCCTGCGCGATCAATACGAGGCGAGCGGCGCCCCGTACCGCTACGTCGAACTCGACGGCGCCGGCCACGCCGCCTGGGACCGCCAGGTCGACGGCCAGAACCTGCGCGAACTCAGCGAGGCATTTTTGTGGGAGCACATGGACCTCACCGCGGCCGAGTAA
- a CDS encoding thrombospondin type 3 repeat-containing protein produces the protein MLALSVSCGDETTSGGGGGITNNDPADAGDVEPGDVDVPEDADPSDGGDIDEDGGVEQCDLSSLSPDGDEDGDGVVNRRDNCACTANPDQLDSDRDGIGDGCDNCPDIANIMQNDEDGDGIGDRCEDWQDDDGDGVRDNYDNCPETENADQTDTEGDGVGDACDNCPAVSNADQEDDDDDGVGNACQDFLPEGEDADNDSVLNEEDNCPYTPNTDQLDTDGDSVGDECDNCPLVANFQQADSDNNGEGDACVGEADDDGDGIPNTPDNCPDVANPDQDDTDGDRIGDLCDNCLNTANNDQADADNDGVGDVCQGLANPAGDVDADGIVNGADNCPNTANPNQEDADGDTVGDACDNCAGVANGSQLDSDGDGTGDECEGLSDPGGDADGDSILNGADNCPNTANNTQDDTDSDGVGDACDNCVRVANAAQTDADGNGTGDVCEGLDDPGGDVDGDGEPNGSDNCPQTANSSQTDTDADGVGDACDNCVRVANTNQTDSNGDGTGDVCEGLDDPGGDVDSDGVVNGSDNCPSTANSNQTDTDADGVGDACDNCVRVANSDQTDSNSDGTGDVCEGLSDPGGDVDGDGEPNGSDNCPSTANSSQTDSDADGVGDACDNCVRVANSDQTDSNSDGTGDVCEGLNDPGGDADSDGVVNGSDNCPSTANPNQTDTDGDGVGDACDNCVRVANSDQTDSNSDGTGDVCEGLSDPGGDVDSDGVVNGSDNCPSTANGTQTDTDGDGAGDACDNCPTIANSDQTDSDSDGTGDACQNSPFVIDTDSDGVVDGEDNCPNDANAGQADGDGDEVGDACDNCVTVANYDQADADSNGTGDACEGGGAYDSSIDTDGDSVADIYDNCPNTPNNTQDDADGDARGDVCDNCPTTANYNQDDTDGDDIGDVCDSDYQVPTNDICNTVTSQADRIEPNLYFVIDTSGSMDWTVDPDDSNTPHRWTMAENALDTIAPLVTNGFNTGLATFPNSSDNRGSCGGGYVPDERLAVGANTEATFNCAYRQDNNCQTLTPTGGTPANEALEDIYSQKLYELPNDPDNAIRSKAIILLIDGEPTTCGNHCSNDTDCVNKTAAAAAQFAADDIPVYVLGYEGVSESNMDQIATSGIATNVNPDPNPNDPNRDWFKVSNSQDIVDAVNAIATATGSCTVPYTPGPDDDMDRASVEIVSGNSTYPVNRDGTNGWTYDEVNDEFNLHGTACDDFNNYALQNGDADLQISIACKTCSPTTEVCDYVDNDCDGEVDEVGCAGCVPEICGDDVDNDCDNDIDEGCPSCVPEPEVCGDSIDNDCDGTVDNGCSTNTCDPQPEVCGDAADNDCDGQADEGCPTNSCTPQPEVCGDGQDNDCDGQTDEGCSGSSCVPQPEVCGNGADDDCDGQTDEGCPTGNTCTPEPEICGDGQDNDCDGQTDEGCDQPTCTPEPEICGDGQDNDCDGQDDEGCPPPTSCTPESEICGDGVDNDCDGTADENCPPPTSCTPESEICGDGVDNDCDGDIDEGCPGDTCVAYPEVCGDGVDNDCDTEIDEGCFVCTPTNEICDGQDNDCDGTVDNDCVDCPNGRSAEVCDGVDNDCDGEVDEGCGQCPDRSFELCDNTTDDDCDGEIDEPDCSTCEDPQPEFCDGIDNDCDGDTDEGCPGG, from the coding sequence TTGCTGGCCCTCTCCGTCTCTTGTGGTGATGAGACCACGTCGGGCGGAGGCGGAGGGATCACCAACAATGATCCGGCCGACGCAGGTGACGTCGAACCGGGTGACGTCGACGTGCCCGAAGACGCCGATCCGTCCGACGGCGGCGACATCGACGAGGATGGCGGCGTCGAGCAGTGTGATCTGTCGAGCCTGTCGCCCGATGGCGACGAGGACGGCGACGGGGTAGTCAATCGGCGAGACAACTGCGCGTGCACCGCCAACCCGGACCAGCTCGACAGCGACCGCGACGGCATCGGCGACGGATGTGACAACTGCCCTGACATCGCCAACATCATGCAGAACGATGAGGATGGCGACGGCATCGGCGATCGCTGCGAGGACTGGCAGGACGACGACGGCGACGGGGTGCGCGACAACTACGACAACTGCCCCGAGACCGAGAACGCCGACCAGACCGACACCGAGGGCGACGGCGTGGGCGATGCCTGCGACAACTGCCCTGCCGTGTCGAACGCCGACCAGGAAGATGACGATGACGACGGCGTGGGCAACGCCTGCCAAGACTTTTTGCCCGAGGGAGAAGACGCCGACAACGACAGCGTGCTCAACGAAGAGGACAACTGTCCGTACACGCCCAACACCGACCAGCTCGACACCGACGGCGACTCGGTCGGCGACGAGTGCGACAACTGCCCGTTGGTGGCCAACTTCCAGCAGGCGGACAGCGACAACAACGGTGAAGGCGACGCGTGTGTGGGCGAGGCCGATGACGACGGCGACGGGATTCCGAATACCCCGGACAATTGCCCGGACGTGGCCAACCCCGACCAAGATGATACCGACGGCGACCGCATCGGCGACCTGTGCGACAACTGCCTGAACACGGCCAACAACGACCAGGCCGACGCCGACAACGACGGCGTGGGCGATGTCTGCCAGGGGCTGGCCAACCCGGCCGGTGACGTCGACGCCGACGGCATCGTCAACGGCGCGGACAACTGCCCGAACACCGCCAACCCGAACCAGGAGGACGCCGACGGCGACACGGTTGGTGACGCGTGTGACAACTGCGCGGGCGTGGCGAACGGCTCCCAGCTCGACAGTGACGGCGACGGCACCGGCGACGAGTGCGAGGGTCTGAGCGATCCGGGCGGCGACGCCGACGGCGACAGCATCCTCAACGGTGCAGACAACTGCCCCAACACCGCCAATAACACTCAGGACGACACCGACAGCGACGGCGTGGGCGATGCCTGCGACAACTGCGTACGCGTGGCCAACGCCGCGCAGACCGACGCGGACGGAAACGGCACCGGCGACGTGTGCGAGGGCTTGGACGACCCGGGCGGCGACGTCGACGGCGATGGCGAGCCCAACGGCTCGGATAATTGTCCCCAGACGGCGAACTCGAGCCAGACCGACACCGACGCCGACGGCGTGGGTGACGCCTGCGACAACTGCGTACGCGTGGCCAACACGAATCAGACCGATTCGAATGGCGACGGCACCGGCGATGTGTGCGAGGGCCTGGACGACCCGGGCGGCGACGTCGACAGTGACGGCGTAGTCAACGGCTCGGACAACTGCCCCAGCACCGCCAACTCGAACCAGACCGACACCGACGCCGACGGCGTGGGCGACGCCTGTGACAATTGCGTGCGCGTGGCCAACTCCGACCAGACCGACTCGAATAGCGACGGCACAGGCGACGTCTGTGAGGGCCTGAGCGATCCGGGCGGCGACGTCGACGGCGACGGCGAGCCCAACGGCTCGGACAACTGCCCCAGCACCGCCAACTCGAGCCAGACCGACAGCGACGCCGACGGCGTGGGTGACGCCTGTGACAACTGCGTGCGCGTGGCCAACTCCGACCAGACCGATTCGAATAGCGACGGCACCGGCGACGTGTGCGAAGGCCTGAACGACCCGGGCGGCGACGCTGACAGTGACGGCGTGGTCAACGGCTCGGACAACTGCCCCAGCACCGCCAACCCGAATCAGACCGACACCGACGGCGACGGCGTGGGCGACGCCTGCGACAACTGCGTGCGCGTGGCCAACTCCGACCAGACCGATTCGAATAGCGACGGCACCGGCGACGTGTGCGAAGGCTTGAGCGACCCGGGTGGCGACGTCGACAGTGACGGCGTGGTCAACGGCTCGGACAACTGCCCCAGCACCGCCAACGGCACGCAGACCGACACCGACGGCGACGGCGCCGGTGACGCCTGCGACAACTGCCCCACCATCGCCAACTCCGACCAGACCGACTCGGACAGCGATGGCACCGGCGACGCTTGCCAGAACAGCCCGTTTGTCATCGACACCGACAGTGACGGCGTGGTCGACGGGGAGGATAACTGCCCGAACGATGCCAACGCCGGCCAAGCCGACGGTGACGGCGACGAGGTGGGCGACGCGTGCGACAACTGCGTGACGGTGGCCAACTACGACCAGGCCGACGCGGACAGCAACGGCACCGGCGATGCCTGCGAGGGAGGCGGCGCCTACGACTCGAGCATCGACACCGACGGCGACAGCGTCGCCGACATCTACGACAACTGCCCCAACACTCCCAACAACACCCAGGACGACGCGGACGGCGACGCCCGCGGCGATGTGTGTGACAACTGCCCCACCACGGCCAACTACAACCAGGACGACACCGACGGCGACGACATCGGCGACGTGTGCGACTCGGATTACCAGGTGCCGACCAACGACATCTGCAACACGGTCACCTCGCAGGCCGACCGCATCGAGCCGAACCTGTACTTCGTCATCGACACCTCCGGGTCGATGGACTGGACGGTCGACCCCGACGACTCGAACACCCCGCACCGCTGGACGATGGCCGAAAACGCGCTCGACACGATCGCTCCGCTGGTGACCAACGGGTTCAACACCGGCCTGGCGACCTTCCCCAACTCGAGTGACAACCGCGGCAGCTGCGGCGGAGGCTATGTGCCCGACGAGCGGCTGGCTGTCGGCGCGAACACCGAAGCGACGTTCAACTGCGCGTACCGCCAGGACAACAACTGTCAGACGCTCACTCCCACCGGCGGCACGCCGGCCAACGAGGCGCTCGAGGATATCTACAGCCAAAAACTGTACGAGCTGCCCAACGACCCGGACAACGCGATTCGCTCCAAGGCGATCATCTTGCTCATCGACGGTGAGCCGACCACCTGCGGTAACCACTGCTCGAACGACACCGACTGCGTGAACAAGACCGCGGCAGCCGCGGCGCAATTCGCCGCCGACGACATCCCGGTCTACGTGCTCGGCTACGAGGGCGTGAGCGAGTCCAACATGGACCAGATCGCCACGTCGGGCATCGCTACCAACGTCAACCCCGACCCGAACCCCAATGATCCGAACCGCGACTGGTTCAAGGTGAGCAACTCGCAGGACATCGTCGACGCGGTCAACGCCATCGCCACGGCGACCGGAAGCTGCACGGTGCCCTATACTCCGGGCCCCGACGACGACATGGACCGCGCCTCGGTCGAGATCGTTAGCGGCAACAGCACCTACCCGGTCAACCGAGACGGCACCAACGGGTGGACCTACGACGAGGTCAACGACGAGTTCAACCTGCACGGCACCGCCTGCGACGACTTCAACAACTACGCGCTGCAAAACGGCGACGCCGACCTGCAGATCTCGATCGCCTGCAAGACCTGCTCGCCGACCACCGAAGTGTGCGACTACGTCGACAATGATTGCGACGGTGAGGTCGACGAGGTGGGCTGCGCGGGCTGCGTGCCCGAAATCTGCGGCGACGACGTCGACAACGATTGTGACAACGACATCGACGAGGGCTGCCCGAGCTGCGTGCCCGAGCCGGAAGTCTGCGGTGACAGCATCGACAACGACTGCGACGGCACCGTCGACAATGGATGCTCGACGAATACCTGCGACCCGCAGCCGGAGGTGTGCGGCGACGCGGCCGACAACGACTGCGACGGCCAGGCCGACGAGGGCTGCCCGACCAACTCGTGCACGCCCCAACCGGAGGTGTGCGGCGACGGCCAAGACAATGACTGCGACGGCCAAACCGACGAGGGTTGTTCGGGCTCGAGCTGCGTGCCCCAGCCGGAGGTGTGCGGAAACGGCGCCGACGACGACTGCGACGGACAGACCGACGAGGGCTGCCCGACGGGCAATACCTGCACGCCCGAGCCCGAGATCTGCGGCGACGGCCAAGACAACGACTGCGACGGCCAGACCGACGAGGGTTGCGACCAGCCTACCTGCACGCCCGAGCCCGAGATCTGCGGCGACGGCCAGGACAACGACTGCGACGGCCAGGACGACGAAGGCTGCCCGCCGCCGACGAGCTGCACGCCCGAATCCGAAATCTGCGGTGACGGCGTCGACAACGACTGCGACGGCACCGCCGATGAGAATTGCCCGCCGCCGACGAGCTGCACGCCCGAGTCCGAAATCTGCGGTGACGGCGTCGACAACGACTGTGACGGCGACATCGACGAGGGCTGCCCGGGCGACACCTGCGTCGCCTATCCGGAGGTCTGCGGCGACGGCGTCGACAACGACTGCGACACCGAGATCGACGAGGGCTGCTTCGTGTGCACGCCCACCAACGAGATCTGCGACGGTCAGGACAACGACTGCGACGGCACTGTCGACAACGACTGCGTCGATTGCCCCAACGGCCGAAGCGCCGAGGTGTGTGACGGCGTCGACAACGACTGTGACGGCGAGGTCGACGAAGGCTGCGGCCAGTGCCCCGACCGGTCGTTCGAGTTGTGCGACAACACCACCGACGACGACTGCGACGGCGAGATCGACGAGCCGGACTGCTCGACCTGCGAGGACCCGCAGCCGGAGTTCTGCGACGGGATCGACAACGACTGCGACGGCGACACCGACGAAGGCTGCCCGGGCGGCTGA
- the lipA gene encoding lipoyl synthase has product MGKKISLPVVNESREPTGADRISGPARPQYQNLPNEAGPRPRWIRKRVSMNEKFFETKKLVNDSALHTVCESAACPNIGECWSRKALTFMILGNVCTRSCGFCDVQTGKPLAVDEDEPRRVAEALSTLDLNYIVITSVDRDDLPDGGAGIWAETIRRTKEVCPDLGIEVLTPDFKGNLDDVDIVLDAKPDCFAHNIETVAEMHRVVRPQAKYERSLAVLAHSAKRDDVLTKSGMMLGLGETKEQTLATMQDLADAGVQILNLGQYLRPSPRHLPIKRWVSPEEFDELAKAGEEMGFEHVEAGPLVRSSYRADLQAAEIEKKRAED; this is encoded by the coding sequence ATGGGCAAGAAAATCTCACTGCCAGTCGTCAACGAATCCCGCGAGCCCACCGGCGCCGATCGCATCTCGGGGCCGGCCCGCCCGCAGTATCAGAACCTGCCCAACGAAGCAGGCCCGCGGCCGCGCTGGATTCGCAAGCGCGTGTCGATGAACGAGAAGTTCTTCGAGACCAAAAAGCTCGTCAACGACAGCGCCCTGCACACCGTGTGTGAGTCGGCGGCCTGCCCCAATATCGGCGAGTGCTGGAGCCGCAAGGCCCTCACTTTCATGATCCTGGGCAACGTGTGCACCCGAAGCTGCGGCTTCTGCGACGTGCAGACCGGCAAGCCCCTGGCCGTCGACGAGGACGAGCCGCGCCGCGTGGCCGAGGCCCTGAGCACCCTCGACCTGAACTACATCGTCATCACAAGCGTCGACCGCGACGACCTGCCCGACGGCGGCGCGGGCATCTGGGCCGAGACGATTCGTCGCACCAAAGAGGTCTGCCCGGACCTGGGCATCGAGGTGCTCACCCCCGACTTCAAGGGCAACCTCGACGACGTCGACATCGTGCTCGACGCCAAGCCCGACTGCTTCGCCCACAACATCGAGACGGTCGCCGAGATGCACCGCGTCGTGCGCCCGCAGGCCAAGTATGAGCGCTCCCTGGCCGTGCTCGCCCATTCGGCCAAGCGCGACGACGTGCTCACCAAAAGCGGCATGATGCTCGGCCTGGGTGAGACCAAAGAGCAGACGCTCGCCACGATGCAGGACCTGGCCGACGCCGGCGTGCAGATCTTGAACCTGGGCCAGTACCTGCGCCCGAGCCCGCGCCACCTGCCCATCAAGCGCTGGGTGTCGCCCGAGGAGTTCGACGAGCTGGCCAAGGCCGGCGAAGAGATGGGCTTCGAGCACGTCGAAGCCGGCCCGCTCGTTCGCTCGAGCTACCGCGCCGACCTGCAGGCCGCCGAGATCGAAAAGAAGCGCGCCGAGGACTAA